Proteins encoded together in one Carya illinoinensis cultivar Pawnee chromosome 3, C.illinoinensisPawnee_v1, whole genome shotgun sequence window:
- the LOC122304550 gene encoding uncharacterized protein LOC122304550: protein MWGYTANGIFTVRSAYYLQQSLVRQMKGECSSIVTGSIDWKHLWSLNVPMKIKLFVWKAAHNVLPTLQNLAIKKVVDVDLCSICKREVESAPHVIWCCPAASDVWAMPSCPKHKWPNFFPDFSTLWIWLRRNYFVHGKDLESPQQVVIVATADRDLFLCSLTSTDATPSNNMSDRGDIRWKKPEIRTFKANWDASVSTELNRAGYDIIIRDEQGNIMVCVCASHKPIVKHVMAEGLALRRAMEVCADLGLGRVVFEGDAQIIVQAVTSDEEISADYGVLVNDARSMLRTWPQWHVAFVHREANYAAH from the exons ATGTGGGGGTATACTGCAAATGGGATTTTCACTGTGAGAAGTGCATACTACCTACAACAATCATTGGTCAGACAGATGAAGGGGGAGTGCTCGAGTATTGTAACTGGTTCGATAGATTGGAAGCATTTATGGTCTCTAAATGTCCCTATGAAGATTAAGCTGTTTGTATGGAAAGCTGCTCACAATGTTCTTCCTACATTGCAAAATCTGGCTATCAAAAAGGTTGTCGATGTTGACTTGTGTTCTATCTGCAAGAGAGAAGTTGAGTCTGCACCACATGTAATATGGTGTTGTCCTGCAGCTAGTGATGTTTGGGCCATGCCAAGCTGTCCTAAACACAAGTGGCCTAATTTTTTCCCTGACTTCAGTACTCTATG GATTTGGCTAAGGAGAAACTACTTTGTGCATGGAAAAGATTTAGAAAGCCCTCAACAGGTGGTGATAGTAGCTACTGCAGATAGAGATCTGTTTTTATGTTCATTAACAAGCACAGATGCAACACCTTCTAATAATATGAGTGACAGAGGAGACATAAGGTGGAAAAAACCAGAAATTAGAACATTTAAGGCAAACTGGGATGCTTCAGTGAGTACTGAACTCAATAGAGCAGGTTATGACATTATTATCCGAGATGAGCAAGGGAATATAATGGTTTGTGTGTGTGCAAGCCACAAGCCAATTGTAAAGCATGTGATGGCAGAAGGCCTGGCCTTAAGGAGGGCAATGGAAGTTTGTGCTGATTTGGGCTTGGGAAGGGTGGTTTTTGAAGGTGATGCTCAGATCATTGTTCAGGCAGTGACTTCTGATGAGGAGATTAGTGCAGATTATGGGGTTCTTGTTAATGATGCTCGAAGTATGTTAAGAACTTGGCCTCAATGGCACGTTGCTTTTGTTCATAGAGAGGCCAACTATGCTGCACACTAG